Proteins from a single region of Pseudodesulfovibrio portus:
- a CDS encoding alkaline phosphatase family protein: MSLLLDSVPRKRLVVLGLDGLPLDLARTLGASLPNLGRIARNATTVRAEIPELSPVNWTAFFTGNGPERHGVFGFSRIDPETYALRITDFEDVACPTVFDRLGENGLVSRFVNLPNTYPVRPFRGMGVSGFVSHDMEQAAYPPFLCGKLLEAGYKLEADTNRGRADLDYLLSELRNTLSSRLSALDMLWPDLGWDLFVHVFTETDRLFHFFMDAVVHPGHPHHLDCMRFLADWDVALGRFLARYDALPDPKRLLVMADHGFTEIRTEVCLNTWLRKQGLLFFGGQPADEWDMSMISAESKAFALDPGRIYIHARDRFRRGQVLNRDMQALTVQIAERLARLTYENEPVMEAVHLGCDIYPGATSDQVPDIVCQPRPGFDLKAKSDRNDIFGLHGRTGTHTVNGAIFIDTLGTRPDRMRDIGRTILHHFAITE; the protein is encoded by the coding sequence ATGTCACTGCTGCTCGACTCGGTACCGCGAAAACGACTGGTCGTCCTCGGACTGGACGGGCTGCCGCTTGACCTCGCCCGCACCCTGGGCGCATCGCTGCCGAACCTGGGCCGCATCGCCCGAAACGCGACCACCGTCCGCGCCGAGATTCCCGAGCTGTCCCCGGTCAACTGGACCGCCTTCTTCACCGGGAACGGACCGGAAAGGCACGGCGTGTTCGGCTTCTCCCGCATCGATCCGGAGACCTACGCACTGCGGATCACCGACTTCGAAGACGTGGCCTGTCCCACGGTGTTCGACCGGCTGGGGGAAAACGGCCTGGTCTCCCGTTTCGTCAACCTGCCCAACACCTACCCGGTACGGCCCTTCCGCGGCATGGGCGTTTCCGGATTCGTGTCCCACGACATGGAGCAGGCCGCCTACCCGCCCTTCCTGTGCGGCAAGCTCCTTGAGGCGGGCTACAAGCTGGAAGCGGACACCAACCGGGGCCGCGCCGACCTCGATTATCTGTTGAGCGAGCTGCGCAACACCCTGAGCTCCCGACTGTCGGCCCTGGACATGCTCTGGCCCGACCTGGGCTGGGACCTGTTCGTGCACGTCTTCACCGAGACCGACCGGCTCTTTCACTTTTTCATGGACGCGGTGGTCCACCCCGGCCATCCGCACCACCTGGACTGCATGCGCTTCCTGGCCGACTGGGACGTTGCGCTGGGCCGATTCCTGGCCCGCTACGACGCGCTCCCCGACCCCAAACGGCTGCTGGTCATGGCCGATCACGGGTTCACGGAGATCAGGACCGAGGTCTGCCTCAACACCTGGCTCAGGAAGCAAGGGCTCCTCTTCTTCGGCGGTCAACCCGCCGACGAATGGGACATGTCGATGATTTCCGCCGAGTCAAAGGCCTTCGCCCTCGATCCCGGCCGCATCTACATCCATGCGCGGGACAGGTTCCGGCGCGGACAGGTCCTCAACCGGGACATGCAGGCCCTCACGGTGCAGATCGCCGAAAGGTTGGCCCGCCTGACCTATGAGAACGAGCCGGTCATGGAAGCCGTTCACCTTGGCTGCGACATTTACCCCGGTGCGACCTCTGACCAAGTGCCGGACATCGTCTGCCAACCCCGGCCCGGCTTTGATCTCAAGGCCAAATCCGACCGCAACGACATTTTTGGTTTGCATGGACGGACCGGGACACATACGGTGAACGGAGCCATTTTCATTGACACCCTCGGCACCCGCCCCGACCGCATGCGCGATATTGGTCGGACCATTTTACACCATTTTGCCATAACGGAATAA